The following proteins come from a genomic window of Larimichthys crocea isolate SSNF chromosome XV, L_crocea_2.0, whole genome shotgun sequence:
- the si:dkey-109j17.5 gene encoding zinc finger BED domain-containing protein 4 isoform X1 translates to MASVSKVSILDYFNIVFEGENGKIESNCKACGTRIQAKRSVTSNFVTHLKRKHQAMYDDFVKRKDMKREGYSSASLHSYTTNGGNTRYTLPISTGGGGGGGGGSGGGGGAGGVGGMGTHEGGVGGGSGGGLTKFDRHDPRQVLISEAIAKMIVRDLQPVSIVENQGFRELLQLLEPRYTPEGQHYIKTQLLPAYAYQAQLATRQALASTQALSLSLDLWRGLTGSTSGYLGVTCHFLTSDWQMRSALLACLPLLRGSSGNRVLSDFDEVCHSHGVSGRAFRVVADPLLATATVKPCSLPGFLISPPLTSGQNEDGEEEADNGNNVEEGIRNGHGDGGEEDEWEDSWEQGLGVCRVDCFSRSLEQCVTEGLRSCPQISSTLAKAACFYNYITSAVPPEKLTQVFDAPGLIMGGPGNNPAAARDWAAQLKVLRRLLDSVEFLEEMSGPGELALSGSERALLRELTDTLEPFTEAWDMVHGDRQTDMQTDRHVSISLALPCVLGLRKHLSETSTPHCPSLLVGLSHALESRLAPILEDPLYITATTLDPQFKLTWSSNPEWHRHVLVEELSKHSTASSPIDPNTDLHPQSQTPPAPAPSPVSSLSRPCKLFSFIKQRPTTQAKSLEQELAIYLREEPTDEEALHYWRRKEIDFPLLAQVAKRAFTIPACGTVVESIFTTAGRCLRPERGRVLPKNLETLIYLKANYRLLWT, encoded by the exons CGGAAGCACCAGGCCATGTATGATGACTTTGTAAAAAGAAAGGATATGAAGAGAGAAGGTTACTCCTCTGCTTCCCTGCATAGTTACACCACCAATGGAGGGAATACCCGATACACTCTCCCCATCAGtaccggaggaggaggaggaggtggtggtggtagtggtggtggaggaggtgctggtggtgttggaggAATGGGAACTCACGagggaggagtaggaggaggctCTGGTGGGGGGTTGACCAAGTTTGACAGACATGACCCACGTCAG GTTCTCATATCTGAGGCTATAGCTAAGATGATTGTGCGTGATCTGCAGCCAGTGTCCATAGTGGAAAATCAAGGCTTCAGAGAGCTCCTTCAACTCCTGGAGCCACGTTACACCCCTGAGGGCCAACACTACATCAAGACCCAGCTCCTCCCAGCCTACGCCTATCAGGCCCAGCTAGCAACCCGTCAAGCCCTGGCCTCAACGCAGGCCCTCAGTCTCAGCCTGGATCTCTGGAGGGGTTTAACTGGATCCACATCAGG gTACCTCGGTGTCACCTGCCATTTTCTTACATCTGATTGGCAGATGCGTTCAGCTCTCCTGGCGTGTCTGCCTCTGCTTCGGGGCAGCTCTGGGAATCGCGTGCTGTCAGATTTCGATGAAGTGTGTCACTCTCATGGCGTGTCAGGCAGAGCGTTTCGTGTTGTCGCAGATCCTCTCCTGGCAACAGCAACTGTAAAGCCATGTAGTCTTCCTGGTTTCCTGATTTCACCCCCTCTCACCAGCGGGCAAAACGAAGATGGCGAAGAAGAGGCGGACAATGGTAACAATGTGGAGGAAGGAATCAGGAATGGCCATGGTGacggtggagaggaggacgaaTGGGAGGATTCATGGGAGCAGGGTCTGGGTGTTTGTCGGGTGGACtgtttctctcgctctcttgaACAGTGTGTCACTGAGGGGTTACGCTCCTGTCCACAGATCTCCTCCACACTGGCCAAGGCTGCTTGTTTCTACAACTACATTACCTCTGCTGTCCCACCTGAGAAACTTACTCAGGTGTTTGATGCTCCTGGTTTGATCATGGGGGGACCAGGAAATAACCCCGCTGCAGCAAGAGACTGGGCTGCTCAGCTTAAG GTGCTTCGGCGGCTCCTGGACTCGGTGGAGTTCCTGGAGGAGATGAGTGGACCAGGGGAGCTTGCACTTAGTGGATCAGAGAGAGCTCTGCTGAGGGAGCTCACTGACACTTTGGAGCCCTTCACTGAGGCCTGGGACATGGTGCAtggggacagacagacagacatgcagacagacagacatgtgtCCATCAGCCTGGCTCTGCCGTGTGTTCTGGGCCTTCGTAAGCATCTCTCTGAGACGTCAACCCCCCACTGCCCCTCTCTACTTGTGGGCCTCAGCCATGCTTTAGAGAGTCGACTGGCCCCTATCCTGGAGGACCCCCTCTACATCACTGCCACCACCTTGGATCCCCAGTTCAAGCTCACTTGGAGCAGCAACCCTGAGTGGCACAGACACGTTCTAGTAGAGGAGTTGTCCAAACATTCCACAGCCTCCAGCCCCATAGACCCCAACACAGACCTACATCCCCAATCCCAGACCCCTCCTGCCCCAGCTCCATCACCGGTCTCCTCACTTTCTCGGCCGTGTAAGCTTTTCTCTTTCATCAAGCAGAGACCCACAACACAGGCCAAGAGTCTAGAGCAGGAGTTGGCCATCTACCTACGAGAGGAACCCACAGACGAGGAAGCTTTGCATTACTGGCGACGGAAAGAAATTGACTTTCCTCTGCTCGCCCAGGTGGCTAAGAGAGCTTTTACCATACCTGCTTGTGGCACTGTAGTGGAGAGCATTTTCACGACTGCTGGGCGTTGTCTGCGGCCAGAGAGAGGCCGTGTCTTACCAAAGAACCTGGAGACGCTCATCTACCTCAAAGCTAACTACAGATTATTATGGACTTAA
- the si:dkey-109j17.5 gene encoding zinc finger BED domain-containing protein 4 isoform X2, whose amino-acid sequence MYDDFVKRKDMKREGYSSASLHSYTTNGGNTRYTLPISTGGGGGGGGGSGGGGGAGGVGGMGTHEGGVGGGSGGGLTKFDRHDPRQVLISEAIAKMIVRDLQPVSIVENQGFRELLQLLEPRYTPEGQHYIKTQLLPAYAYQAQLATRQALASTQALSLSLDLWRGLTGSTSGYLGVTCHFLTSDWQMRSALLACLPLLRGSSGNRVLSDFDEVCHSHGVSGRAFRVVADPLLATATVKPCSLPGFLISPPLTSGQNEDGEEEADNGNNVEEGIRNGHGDGGEEDEWEDSWEQGLGVCRVDCFSRSLEQCVTEGLRSCPQISSTLAKAACFYNYITSAVPPEKLTQVFDAPGLIMGGPGNNPAAARDWAAQLKVLRRLLDSVEFLEEMSGPGELALSGSERALLRELTDTLEPFTEAWDMVHGDRQTDMQTDRHVSISLALPCVLGLRKHLSETSTPHCPSLLVGLSHALESRLAPILEDPLYITATTLDPQFKLTWSSNPEWHRHVLVEELSKHSTASSPIDPNTDLHPQSQTPPAPAPSPVSSLSRPCKLFSFIKQRPTTQAKSLEQELAIYLREEPTDEEALHYWRRKEIDFPLLAQVAKRAFTIPACGTVVESIFTTAGRCLRPERGRVLPKNLETLIYLKANYRLLWT is encoded by the exons ATGTATGATGACTTTGTAAAAAGAAAGGATATGAAGAGAGAAGGTTACTCCTCTGCTTCCCTGCATAGTTACACCACCAATGGAGGGAATACCCGATACACTCTCCCCATCAGtaccggaggaggaggaggaggtggtggtggtagtggtggtggaggaggtgctggtggtgttggaggAATGGGAACTCACGagggaggagtaggaggaggctCTGGTGGGGGGTTGACCAAGTTTGACAGACATGACCCACGTCAG GTTCTCATATCTGAGGCTATAGCTAAGATGATTGTGCGTGATCTGCAGCCAGTGTCCATAGTGGAAAATCAAGGCTTCAGAGAGCTCCTTCAACTCCTGGAGCCACGTTACACCCCTGAGGGCCAACACTACATCAAGACCCAGCTCCTCCCAGCCTACGCCTATCAGGCCCAGCTAGCAACCCGTCAAGCCCTGGCCTCAACGCAGGCCCTCAGTCTCAGCCTGGATCTCTGGAGGGGTTTAACTGGATCCACATCAGG gTACCTCGGTGTCACCTGCCATTTTCTTACATCTGATTGGCAGATGCGTTCAGCTCTCCTGGCGTGTCTGCCTCTGCTTCGGGGCAGCTCTGGGAATCGCGTGCTGTCAGATTTCGATGAAGTGTGTCACTCTCATGGCGTGTCAGGCAGAGCGTTTCGTGTTGTCGCAGATCCTCTCCTGGCAACAGCAACTGTAAAGCCATGTAGTCTTCCTGGTTTCCTGATTTCACCCCCTCTCACCAGCGGGCAAAACGAAGATGGCGAAGAAGAGGCGGACAATGGTAACAATGTGGAGGAAGGAATCAGGAATGGCCATGGTGacggtggagaggaggacgaaTGGGAGGATTCATGGGAGCAGGGTCTGGGTGTTTGTCGGGTGGACtgtttctctcgctctcttgaACAGTGTGTCACTGAGGGGTTACGCTCCTGTCCACAGATCTCCTCCACACTGGCCAAGGCTGCTTGTTTCTACAACTACATTACCTCTGCTGTCCCACCTGAGAAACTTACTCAGGTGTTTGATGCTCCTGGTTTGATCATGGGGGGACCAGGAAATAACCCCGCTGCAGCAAGAGACTGGGCTGCTCAGCTTAAG GTGCTTCGGCGGCTCCTGGACTCGGTGGAGTTCCTGGAGGAGATGAGTGGACCAGGGGAGCTTGCACTTAGTGGATCAGAGAGAGCTCTGCTGAGGGAGCTCACTGACACTTTGGAGCCCTTCACTGAGGCCTGGGACATGGTGCAtggggacagacagacagacatgcagacagacagacatgtgtCCATCAGCCTGGCTCTGCCGTGTGTTCTGGGCCTTCGTAAGCATCTCTCTGAGACGTCAACCCCCCACTGCCCCTCTCTACTTGTGGGCCTCAGCCATGCTTTAGAGAGTCGACTGGCCCCTATCCTGGAGGACCCCCTCTACATCACTGCCACCACCTTGGATCCCCAGTTCAAGCTCACTTGGAGCAGCAACCCTGAGTGGCACAGACACGTTCTAGTAGAGGAGTTGTCCAAACATTCCACAGCCTCCAGCCCCATAGACCCCAACACAGACCTACATCCCCAATCCCAGACCCCTCCTGCCCCAGCTCCATCACCGGTCTCCTCACTTTCTCGGCCGTGTAAGCTTTTCTCTTTCATCAAGCAGAGACCCACAACACAGGCCAAGAGTCTAGAGCAGGAGTTGGCCATCTACCTACGAGAGGAACCCACAGACGAGGAAGCTTTGCATTACTGGCGACGGAAAGAAATTGACTTTCCTCTGCTCGCCCAGGTGGCTAAGAGAGCTTTTACCATACCTGCTTGTGGCACTGTAGTGGAGAGCATTTTCACGACTGCTGGGCGTTGTCTGCGGCCAGAGAGAGGCCGTGTCTTACCAAAGAACCTGGAGACGCTCATCTACCTCAAAGCTAACTACAGATTATTATGGACTTAA